GACATCACAATTGTCTATTCAAGGTGCAACCGTTTTTTCCACGTCGATCAACTCGTGATCGCCCCATGATTCTGCTGCCTCGATGGGTTCGAGGTGAATGGTGACATCTCGCTGAGGATCGGCTTGCAGAAGTGATAGCTCCAGGTCATGCGCAAACTGATGGGCGTCAAGCAAAGTCATGCTGCCCGGCACCAGTAGATGAAATTCAATCAGTCTGCGAGTTCCTGCAGTGCGAGTTCGCAAGGCATGAAATGTCATGCCTTCTTTGAGTTGCTGCTGGATATTTCGCCGCAATTCATTCAGTTCTGGAACGGGCCAGGCTCGATCCATTAATCCATCAAAGGAACGTCGGATCAGCAGTAAGCCTGTGGCCAGGATGTGCAATGCTACCAGTATCGCCACGATAGCATCAAGCCAGACCCAGCCCGTCAACCATACCAGCGTCAAAGCTGCAATGACTGCCAGGGATGTATAGACATCCGTCATAAGGTGACGTCCATCCGCTTCAAGAACAATGGATCGATGCCGTTTGCCTTCCCGAAGCAGAAAGTAGGCAGCCAGGAAATTAACTAGGGAAGCGGCGACGCTGCACAGCAATCCCAAGTCGAGGTGTACCAGTTGGTGAGGTGCTAGCAGATGTTGAACGGCTTGCCAGCAAATGGTAACGGAGGCAAACAGAATCAACATGCCTTCCAGACCACTGGAGAAGTAGGCAATTTTTTCATGACCATAGGTGTGTTCTGCATCGGGTGGGCGGGAAGCATACCACAGAGCCACCAGTGCAAGGGAACTGGCAACCAGGTTTATCACTGATTCCATCGCATCAGACAATAAGCCGACCGAACCGGAAATGAACCATGCTGCAAATTTCAGCAAGATGGTTAGCACTGCAGCCATGATGGAGAGATAAACAGGCCAGCGGGGTGGTTGCACGCGAACAGGCATGCTGGACATTATGCTTTACCTTCTTCATCGTAATTCCACTGTCTGCGGAACCACGTGCCAACATGATCCAGCTGAACATAAAGTACCGGCACGTAAAAGAGCGTTACCAGTGTGGAAAGGACAATACCACCGATGATGGCCAGTGCCAGCGGGGCACGCGTTTCCGCACCAGCTCCCAGACCGTATGCCATGGGTACTGCACCTGCAATGGTAGCCAGCGAGGTCATCAGAATCGGTCTTATACGCATCACACAGGCTTGATGCATGGCTTCTTCCGCGCTCATTTTGTCTGTTACACCCAACTCTCCATTCTCCAGAGGTTTTGAATCAGCGTCCAGTTCATGTCCACAGGCACTGCCTCTACGCACCTGACTGGCAAAATCGACCAGAACAATGGAATTTTTCTTTACCAGGCCAGCCAGCAGTACCAGGCCGATCATGCTCATAAGATTGAGCGTATCTCCGGTATACCAGAGTGTCGCCAGTGCTCCTGTCACGCCAAAGGGAACAGCCATCAGAACGGTAAACGGATGCACAAATGAATTGAACTGCACCCCCAGAATCATATACGCCACGACGAAGCCGAGAATCAATGCCCACCAAAGGCTTTTCATGGTCTGCTGCATAACCTGAGCATTGCCGAGTGGGACAATGAAATAGCTGCTTGGTAATTCCAGCTCCAGCCTGACTTCTTCCGCAATTTCCCTGCATCGTCCTAGTGCTTCGCCCTGCGATACACCAGGCGACATGTTGGCGCTCAATTCAATCTTGCGTCGTCGGTTGTATCGATTGATTACAGGCAGCGTCGATTTCATCTCTGTGGTGACCACATCACTCAGTGGTATCAGGTTGCCGGACTCGGTCTTCAGGTGTACCAGTTTGAGTTGATCAGGACTGGCTCGCTGTGTCTCCAGAAAGCGAATACGGACATCATATCGATGATCGTCATCGGTAAATCGCCCCACACGCAGGCCGCCGATGGCGGCATTAATGGTAAATCCCAGGCGTTGCATGGGGATACCCAATTGCTCTGCTTTTTCGCGTTCCGGGATGATGTGTAATTCCGGCATGCCGGGGCGATAATCAGTGTTAACATCATTGATGAGCGTGGTGTCAGTCATTCTTTCCCTGATACGTTCAGCGAATCGAATGACTTTCTCCCAGTCCGGTCCCTGTACTGCGAAATTCACGGGATAGCCACGTGTGGCTGCGAAACCCTGTGTTGACAAATCCAGCACGACTGCTTTCATGCCAACAATACCACCCAAACGTTTGCGTACTTCGTTAATTACCTGCGTTTGCGTCATGCCACGCATATCCTTAGGCATCAGACGACAGAAGATGGTACCTTCACTGATCAACTGCCCGGGGCGAATCGAAACAGCTGCAAACATGGTTGCCAGAATCTCCCGACCTACTGGATCACGCAGTTGAATCAGAACATCTTCCGCTTTTTTCAACATTTCATCGACATAATCGATGCTGCTGCCTACCGGACAAATCACCGTGCATACAAAACGAGATTGATCTTCGCTGGGCACCAGTTCCATACCGATAGGTTTCATGATCAGTGTTTCTTTCCCCAGCCAAGAAGAGAGTGGAGCAGGCAAGGGGATTTCTACGCCGATAAGGAAAAGTGCAGCAGATCCGGCAATGAGCAGACTGATGATGGTCACCAGCCATTTCAGTTTTAATGCCCATGAGATCAGCCAACCGTAAACAGAAGTGATTCCGCGCATCAACCAGTTGATGGGACGAATTAGTATTGGTTCGATGATGCACCGATCCAATACCCAGTACAGGAATCGAATGGGATAGATCAGAGTAAGCAACAGTCCAGCTTTTGCGAAAGGTAGCCTGTATGGCATGGCTCGGCTATGCTCACGAATATCCAGAAACCGCGAGCATAACATCGGTGTAATGGTCAACGATGTGAGTAATGACAGCAGAACAGCAACCGTAACCGTGATGGCAAATTGATAAAAGAAAGCGCCAATGGCGCCTTCCAGAAATGCCACGGGGATAAAAATGGCTGCAATGGAAAAGGTGGCAGCACTGGCAGCAAAGGTAATTTCTCTCGCCCCAATCCAGGCTGCCTGCATGCGATTGACTCTTTCCTTTTCGCGATCTGCCGCACGCTTCTGCTGTTCACGAAGTCGATAGATATTTTCAAGCACTAATATGGCATCATCGACTACCACACCAACGGATAACGACAACCCGAGCAGCGTCATGAAGTTGACGGTAAAACCCAGATAACGAATGACCATGAAGGTGCCAATGAGCGAGATTGGTATGGAAAGGCAAACATTGATGGTGGTTCCCAGTGATCCAAGAAAACAGTAAGTAACCACCGCTGTCAGCAATACGCCAATCAGCAATGTTTCTTTTACTTCTGCGATGTCGTCTTTAATGAACAGGGAAAAATCAGTTGAAACACTCAGGCTCAAATCATCAGGCAGTTTTCGCCTCAGTTCTGGTATTTTTCGTTTTACTTCATCACAGACTTCTACCACGTTGGCTCCCGTGGCACGTAGCACGCCAATTCCAACACAGGGTTCTCGGTTGAACCGTGCCAGGCTGCGGCGATCATCCAGTCCATCTTCAATAACCGATAGATCGCCAAGTTGAATCACCTGGCCAGTCGAAGATGTTGTGAGTGGTAGTTTTGCAAAATCATCAGTTTTTCTTGCCTCACTCAACACCCGTACCTGCAGTTCACGCTTGCTGCTTTCCACCGCTCCGGCAGGTTTTTCGACATGTTCCCGTCGCATGGCCTGTACAACATCAACCGCATCCAGCCCGAAGGAATGTAGTTTGGGAGCATCGAGCCAGACTCGCATGCTTCGACGGCGCATACCGCCGAAGAACACGCCGCCGCAGCCTTTAATGCTCTCGATATGCTGTTTCAGTTCATCCTGTACCAGTCGGTTGATTTCCGCAGAAGAACGCGGCCCGTGCACTGTCAGCCAGATGACCGGAAATCGGTTGAAATTTATTTTCGAAATGACCGGAGGGTCTATGTCGCTGGGCAGGCGATGCATGGCAGCCTGCACCGCATTCTGTACGTCTTTCAATGCTACATCAACATCGCGTCCCAATCGAAAATTCACCGTAACTGCACTGACACCTTCAGAGGATGAAGATTGAACGTAATCAACAGCTTCCACGCCAAACACTGCATCTTCAATGATCTCGGTGACATCGAGATCCATTGATTCGGGACTGGCGCCTTCCCAGAACGTGTTGATGTTAACAACGGGAAAATCAATTTCAGGAAACTGGCTGATTCCCAGCCCCTGATATCCCAGCCAGCCAAAAACCACCAGAGCCGCTGAGAGCATGATGGCAAACACCGGATTGCGAATGCTCAGATCAGATAGGCTCATGCCTGGGAAAGCCTCGTGGGCCAGAAAGGTGGCACAGGTATTCCTGCCAGTTCAGGCCGACAGAAAGGTCTGTACCACTGCACTATTGCATTGACGAGTAACCTGGCAACCTGCTGGTGAGTTATTGATTAGAAACGTCTGCCATCAATTGCCTGGCGATCTTGTAAGCGTGTTTAAGTGTGATCACTCTTGCCTCTATCTGTTCAGGTGTGAAATAACGTCCATGTTCTGAATGAGGCAGTCCAGCAAGCTCCACGGTTACGGGTAACAACTGCATGAATTCCCGCATGCGCTGCTGCTGTTTTTCTGTATCGTTCATGTGCAGACTCCTGGTACCTGCATTCAGAGTATCGTACCCAGGATCGGCAAGGAAGAGAAAAAATACTGTTCAACGAAAAAGCCGAGGCAACAACTGCCACGGCTCTAACAAGATTGCAGTATCGATTAGCTAACAGGGTGAGACGTTAATCATCGTCGTCATCCAGATCATCGTCATCCTCATCTTCATCTTCGTCGTCCTCATCGTCTTCGTCGTCGAGGTCGTCGTCGAATTCTTCATCGTCAAAGTCTTCGTCGTCGAGGTCTTCATCATCGAAGTCGTCATCGAGGTCTTCGAGATCATCATCATCGAGGTCTTCGAAGTCGTCATCCTCTTCATCGTCTTCGTCTTCATCGTCTTCGTCTTCTTCGTCTTCATCCTCTTCTTCGTCATCATCATCCTGCTTGCGGCGACCGGCATAGGTACCAGGAGCTGAACCGCCCGGAGCCAATGTACCAGCTTCGCCAAGAGGCCAAGCCAGAGTGCGACGAACTTGATCCAGAACCAACGCCATAAGCATGGAATAATCCTCGATGAGCTAACAGTTTCCATCAATGCACAGGAGAAGTATTTCCTAAGTTGCCTTACGCTCCTGCTCAGTGCCAGTTTCTTGGTTAGTAAGAGTTTCTGTCCTTGTCAAGCCGACGTGGGATAATTCCTATGAAGCGTAGAGTCTGCCTGAACGGGTAATTGAATCATCGCTCCGGGAATCTATAATACGCCGGTTGCCAGGGTGGTGTCTGGTGAGATAATAACGGGCACCAGTCCATGGATCAATGATTCACGAGAAAATTGCCCAGGA
Above is a genomic segment from Planctomycetia bacterium containing:
- a CDS encoding cation transporter; amino-acid sequence: MSSMPVRVQPPRWPVYLSIMAAVLTILLKFAAWFISGSVGLLSDAMESVINLVASSLALVALWYASRPPDAEHTYGHEKIAYFSSGLEGMLILFASVTICWQAVQHLLAPHQLVHLDLGLLCSVAASLVNFLAAYFLLREGKRHRSIVLEADGRHLMTDVYTSLAVIAALTLVWLTGWVWLDAIVAILVALHILATGLLLIRRSFDGLMDRAWPVPELNELRRNIQQQLKEGMTFHALRTRTAGTRRLIEFHLLVPGSMTLLDAHQFAHDLELSLLQADPQRDVTIHLEPIEAAESWGDHELIDVEKTVAP
- a CDS encoding efflux RND transporter permease subunit: MSLSDLSIRNPVFAIMLSAALVVFGWLGYQGLGISQFPEIDFPVVNINTFWEGASPESMDLDVTEIIEDAVFGVEAVDYVQSSSSEGVSAVTVNFRLGRDVDVALKDVQNAVQAAMHRLPSDIDPPVISKINFNRFPVIWLTVHGPRSSAEINRLVQDELKQHIESIKGCGGVFFGGMRRRSMRVWLDAPKLHSFGLDAVDVVQAMRREHVEKPAGAVESSKRELQVRVLSEARKTDDFAKLPLTTSSTGQVIQLGDLSVIEDGLDDRRSLARFNREPCVGIGVLRATGANVVEVCDEVKRKIPELRRKLPDDLSLSVSTDFSLFIKDDIAEVKETLLIGVLLTAVVTYCFLGSLGTTINVCLSIPISLIGTFMVIRYLGFTVNFMTLLGLSLSVGVVVDDAILVLENIYRLREQQKRAADREKERVNRMQAAWIGAREITFAASAATFSIAAIFIPVAFLEGAIGAFFYQFAITVTVAVLLSLLTSLTITPMLCSRFLDIREHSRAMPYRLPFAKAGLLLTLIYPIRFLYWVLDRCIIEPILIRPINWLMRGITSVYGWLISWALKLKWLVTIISLLIAGSAALFLIGVEIPLPAPLSSWLGKETLIMKPIGMELVPSEDQSRFVCTVICPVGSSIDYVDEMLKKAEDVLIQLRDPVGREILATMFAAVSIRPGQLISEGTIFCRLMPKDMRGMTQTQVINEVRKRLGGIVGMKAVVLDLSTQGFAATRGYPVNFAVQGPDWEKVIRFAERIRERMTDTTLINDVNTDYRPGMPELHIIPEREKAEQLGIPMQRLGFTINAAIGGLRVGRFTDDDHRYDVRIRFLETQRASPDQLKLVHLKTESGNLIPLSDVVTTEMKSTLPVINRYNRRRKIELSANMSPGVSQGEALGRCREIAEEVRLELELPSSYFIVPLGNAQVMQQTMKSLWWALILGFVVAYMILGVQFNSFVHPFTVLMAVPFGVTGALATLWYTGDTLNLMSMIGLVLLAGLVKKNSIVLVDFASQVRRGSACGHELDADSKPLENGELGVTDKMSAEEAMHQACVMRIRPILMTSLATIAGAVPMAYGLGAGAETRAPLALAIIGGIVLSTLVTLFYVPVLYVQLDHVGTWFRRQWNYDEEGKA